AGCAAAATATGCAAAGAGCGCAAGTAGTGAGGACAAAAAACGGTATCAATCGGTTTATAAACGTTTTACGCATTATGTAGTCGGATCAAAAAAGATGATGACCATTTTTAAAGACAGTTATCAAACAACTACGGCTGAATTTTTACCCTTTGGCTATTTACCGACTGATATATATTTTGATCAAAATATAAAAATTTATAACGAGAAAAAGTTTGCGGAAAAATTTGGTGCTAAGAAAACACTATTATATGCGCCAACTTATCGTGAGAATTATGAAACACCATTATTAGATTTTAAAAAATTAGAGACAGAACTGGGGGGGCAGTGGCAAATACTTGCTCATCCGCATCCCCACGACAAAATCTTGCAAGCAAAACTTGCTACTTATGAAAATGTGGTGACAGATTTTGAATCACTTTCACTGCAGGCGTTATTGCAAAATGTTGATTGTTTAATATCGGATTATTCTTCTGTTCCTTTTGAGTATGCCTTAGTAAATCCAAGTGGAAAACTTATTTATTATTGTCCAGATTTTGATAAGTATAATGAAACTGTAGGTTTGCAAAAAGATTTTAGTACGTGGTTACCAAAAGTATTAATTACAAATGAAGCAGCGTTAAGAAAGCTGATTGCAGCTTATCCTTACAAAAGTCTAGCCAATTTCAACGAACTGTGGAACACTTATAACAAAGGAAATGCTTGTAAACAACTGATAGAATGGATTGAAAAAAGATGAGGGAATTGATTCTAGGA
The genomic region above belongs to Enterococcus saigonensis and contains:
- a CDS encoding CDP-glycerol glycerophosphotransferase family protein, which encodes MKTVSVVAKNGYLKLIHLLSQRPVQKKKIVFLLSFPTTSNIILDCLAPHFKHELVIGYMDNSEALAQTYQKYGCKIYSLTGKKIFTSEIVALTKNADIVLCDNYFAFLAGIFFDKNTAVLQLWHANGAAKSFGLEAKYAKSASSEDKKRYQSVYKRFTHYVVGSKKMMTIFKDSYQTTTAEFLPFGYLPTDIYFDQNIKIYNEKKFAEKFGAKKTLLYAPTYRENYETPLLDFKKLETELGGQWQILAHPHPHDKILQAKLATYENVVTDFESLSLQALLQNVDCLISDYSSVPFEYALVNPSGKLIYYCPDFDKYNETVGLQKDFSTWLPKVLITNEAALRKLIAAYPYKSLANFNELWNTYNKGNACKQLIEWIEKR